From Deinococcus aestuarii, one genomic window encodes:
- a CDS encoding S4 domain-containing protein has product MKQKLPTLVAQARGGRVVRTPFLDGDDLDRRALQDDEVRYVIGGGFPDARRVILTLHPAHIPEVDSGVTVLRVTPGEGGPPWDLQDFAVHLRRLELPEDQLGDLREERGGSFLVAATGKAAQTLAALTELGGREVEAEEVGETAGRGSKTREVVVPSMRVDVVGAKGFGVSRAYFQQGIDGGKVRLNGQVARASSEIREGDSLSADGIGRIDFKRVVNETRRGNVKVELEIHR; this is encoded by the coding sequence ATGAAGCAGAAGCTCCCCACCCTGGTGGCGCAGGCGCGCGGCGGGCGCGTGGTGCGCACCCCCTTCCTCGACGGCGACGACCTCGACCGCCGCGCCCTCCAGGACGACGAGGTGCGGTACGTCATCGGGGGCGGCTTCCCCGACGCCCGCCGGGTGATCCTCACCCTCCATCCCGCCCACATCCCCGAGGTGGACTCGGGCGTGACCGTCCTGCGGGTGACCCCGGGCGAGGGCGGTCCCCCCTGGGACCTTCAGGACTTCGCCGTGCACCTGCGCCGACTCGAACTGCCGGAAGACCAGCTCGGCGACCTGCGCGAGGAACGCGGCGGCTCCTTTCTCGTCGCCGCGACGGGCAAGGCGGCCCAGACGCTCGCCGCCCTCACCGAGCTCGGGGGCCGCGAGGTCGAGGCCGAGGAGGTGGGTGAGACGGCGGGCCGGGGCAGCAAGACGCGCGAGGTCGTCGTGCCGTCGATGCGGGTGGACGTGGTGGGCGCCAAGGGCTTCGGGGTGAGCCGCGCGTACTTCCAGCAGGGCATCGACGGCGGCAAGGTGCGCCTCAACGGCCAGGTGGCCCGCGCGAGCAGCGAGATCCGCGAGGGCGACAGCCTCAGCGCCGACGGCATCGGGCGCATCGACTTCAAGCGCGTGGTGAACGAGACCCGGCGCGGCAACGTGAAGGTGGAGCTGGAGATTCACCGCTAG
- a CDS encoding DUF3197 domain-containing protein, with product MQIADPLGVPGAPLETLQAVLTHLEGANLTGGRLILVRDRQGNRGEARYGAVVTLGGQAVVAAPAFGPHYGRAGAQALAELTRWAGERGLPVRETAVNPADLVRVLAEPGADEIARIVAASNPSDPAIYTALPPRRPAEDDWEA from the coding sequence ATGCAGATCGCTGACCCGCTCGGGGTGCCCGGGGCCCCGCTGGAGACGTTGCAGGCCGTCCTCACGCACCTGGAGGGGGCCAACCTGACGGGCGGGCGGCTGATTCTGGTGCGTGACCGCCAGGGCAACCGGGGGGAGGCGCGCTACGGCGCCGTGGTGACCCTCGGGGGGCAGGCGGTCGTGGCCGCCCCCGCCTTCGGGCCGCACTACGGCCGGGCGGGCGCGCAGGCCCTCGCCGAGCTGACCCGCTGGGCGGGCGAGCGGGGCCTCCCCGTGCGCGAGACGGCGGTGAATCCGGCGGACCTCGTGCGCGTCCTCGCCGAGCCGGGCGCGGACGAGATCGCGCGCATCGTCGCGGCGAGCAATCCCAGCGACCCCGCGATCTACACGGCCCTGCCCCCCCGGCGCCCCGCAGAGGACGACTGGGAGGCGTAG